The following proteins are co-located in the uncultured Draconibacterium sp. genome:
- a CDS encoding GxxExxY protein, whose protein sequence is MNENEISKIIFEGALKVHKALGPGLLESAYEECLLYELRNAGLKVDKQKALPLIYEEVKLDIGYRIDLMVEEKVIIEVKSVEALNDVHLAQILTYLKLSDCKLGMLINFNVTLIKNGIKRVVNNL, encoded by the coding sequence ATGAACGAGAATGAGATTTCCAAAATAATCTTTGAAGGTGCATTGAAGGTTCACAAAGCTTTAGGACCGGGATTGCTCGAAAGCGCTTACGAGGAATGTCTTTTATACGAACTGAGAAATGCCGGATTGAAAGTTGATAAGCAAAAAGCTCTTCCTTTAATTTATGAGGAAGTTAAACTCGATATTGGTTATAGAATTGATTTAATGGTTGAAGAGAAAGTTATAATTGAAGTTAAGTCTGTTGAAGCATTGAATGATGTACATCTGGCACAGATTTTAACTTATTTGAAATTGTCAGACTGTAAGCTGGGGATGCTTATAAATTTTAATGTTACACTCATTAAAAATGGAATTAAACGCGTAGTAAATAATCTTTAA